In a single window of the Nocardiopsis composta genome:
- a CDS encoding SDR family NAD(P)-dependent oxidoreductase gives MSRTALVTGASSGIGAAVAGALAARGDKVYGTTRDPSRVADPLPGVEYLRLDLSDPSSVEECAAAAGGVDILVNNAGESQSGPIEELPMEAVERLFRVNVFSAVRLTQLILPGMRVRRYGRVVMVGSMLASFPLAYRSSYVASKAAIKGFASAARREVGPYGVGVTTVEPGSISTGIGTRRTSYIAEDSPFAGEYRTMLAALNANEVNGISADRVAATVLKAVDSPRPRPLYAVGSNAPVVFALRRLLPRTAVERMVSRRHGL, from the coding sequence GTGAGCCGCACCGCGCTCGTCACGGGCGCCTCGTCCGGGATCGGCGCCGCGGTGGCCGGGGCGCTGGCGGCCCGCGGCGACAAGGTGTACGGGACCACCCGGGACCCCTCCCGGGTGGCCGACCCCCTCCCCGGAGTGGAGTACCTGCGGCTCGACCTGTCCGACCCGTCCTCGGTGGAGGAGTGCGCGGCGGCGGCCGGCGGGGTCGACATCCTGGTCAACAACGCCGGGGAGAGCCAGAGCGGGCCGATCGAGGAGCTGCCGATGGAGGCGGTGGAGCGGCTCTTCCGGGTGAACGTCTTCAGCGCGGTCCGGCTCACCCAGCTGATACTGCCGGGGATGCGGGTGCGCCGGTACGGCCGGGTCGTCATGGTCGGGTCGATGCTGGCCAGCTTCCCGCTGGCGTACCGCTCCTCCTACGTGGCCTCCAAGGCCGCGATCAAGGGGTTCGCGAGCGCGGCGCGGCGCGAGGTCGGCCCGTACGGGGTCGGCGTGACCACGGTCGAGCCCGGGTCGATCAGCACCGGCATCGGCACCCGGCGGACCTCCTACATCGCCGAGGACTCCCCGTTCGCCGGGGAGTACCGGACCATGCTGGCCGCGCTCAACGCCAACGAGGTGAACGGGATCTCCGCGGACCGGGTGGCCGCGACGGTGCTCAAGGCCGTCGACTCGCCGCGGCCCCGCCCGCTGTACGCGGTGGGCAGCAACGCCCCCGTGGTGTTCGCGCTGC